A window of Syngnathus acus chromosome 17, fSynAcu1.2, whole genome shotgun sequence genomic DNA:
CGACCCTCCACCTCCGATCACGTCATCTGCGTCCAGAGTCCCAGAGCTCGAGGCAGTAAAAACCCGTGCAGCCCTCGCCTCTTTTCCCGTTTCGGAGGGGACAGGCGCAATCTCCAAAAGTCAGCAAATCGTCACATCATCCAAATAGAGAGCGCAGATGAGCCAGCCGCCGTGACTTCGCACGCCAACACAAACGCAGACCCTCAGTCACAGACCGCAATGTCGCTGCCTTACGTTCCCAAGGCCCAGACCTCCTACGGCTTCTCCACACTGGTGGAGTCTCCTCACACCCGGCGCAAGGAGAGCCTGTTCCACAGCGACCCCAGCAGCCCTCTGACCTCCCCAAACTCCCAGAGGCGCTCTCAAGGGGGGACTCATTTGACCCCGGCTGACAACAACCTCTACCGTTACTTCAGTGGCGGCGAGAGTGACACCTGCTCTTCGGCGGACTCGTCCCCTTTTAACTCTCCTCTGCTGTCCCGCTCGGCCTCGCTCCTGCGTTCCATCACACAAGAGACGGTGCACAAGGCAaggagttgtttttgtttttatgtgaaACCACTTGAAAGATTGATGCTCCTTCAGCTAGAAACCTTCTGGAGGCATACCGAGCTAGCTAACTGCACACTGTACTGGTAAATATGGGCCAATTAATCACAACCACTGTAATTACCGATGCGaacaatgattaaaaaattaaactgaTTTGACTTTATAGGTCTTTAACAATCAGTCAATTCCGCTGCCTTTCTTGGTACAGCCAGTTGACGTTTGCATTTGTCGTTTGTCTCAAGGTATCTCGTGCCAAGCGCTCGTTGGCCCGCCACAGCTCTCTCTCCACGGACGATTGCAGCTCAACCGACAACAGCCCCAACATGCAACGCCGGCGGACGCGTTGCCCAACTTCTCCCGCTCTCCGCAAATACAAAGGGAGCAGCTCGAGGGCCTGGGCATCCGACCCGCTGCAGCGCGAGCACACGATTAACCTGCACAAGGGCGGGACGCTCCGACTCAGCACGCACTACGACCCAGAGGCGGCGCGGCTGAGGGTTCGCGTGCTTAAGGCGGAGGCCATTTACGGCAAGCAGACGGACGTTAAAAGCATCAACTGCTGTGTGGGGCTTTACCTGAAACCCGGCAAGAAACAGAAACAGAGAAGCACGATTATAAAAAATAGCAGGAATCCTGTTTTTAacgaggattttttttttgactcgcTCCCCAAGACGCAAGTCAAAAGTCTAGCCATGAAGATAAAAGTAGTGAACAAGGGAACCAGTTTGAAGAGAGACATCCTTCTCGGAGAACGGGAAGTGTTGCTTAGTGAGTTGCTCGCAGGCCTGTAGGGAATCCCTGTCAAGATTTATGCCGACGAAAATGACAGCAGTCCTTCATCTTCAGAGCTCTTCCTTTTCGGCCTTCATTCCACTTCACAGAGCTGATCAATACTGGACAGATGAAAGTCTTATGGAAGACGTATCTTGCACATTAAAGGCCAAACCTAAAACCAGACTGGCAAATTACAGTTTACAATTACAATAAGTGGAACCTACTCCTGAGCGGCACAATGTACTTTGTAttggcattttttaaatgagttgTAATGGTCTAGTTTACATGGGATGCCAAATGTATAAGCTGCGCTATCAAATGAAttatgccattttgtttttgatagACTTTGTATTTGGTAATGTATTGGCTACTGAATGTAACAACCCTCAGGCTGCTGTACTAGTAACTTGCtgtcaaaacaataaattccTCTATGATCCAAC
This region includes:
- the LOC119137448 gene encoding C2 calcium-dependent domain-containing protein 4C-like, producing the protein MWLLEKLRNKMETSGSQSQPSRTTEAIPVSVYANVLTPEKIPNFFIPPKLICCPPEEPATPKLQHCSTLRPSTSDHVICVQSPRARGSKNPCSPRLFSRFGGDRRNLQKSANRHIIQIESADEPAAVTSHANTNADPQSQTAMSLPYVPKAQTSYGFSTLVESPHTRRKESLFHSDPSSPLTSPNSQRRSQGGTHLTPADNNLYRYFSGGESDTCSSADSSPFNSPLLSRSASLLRSITQETVHKVSRAKRSLARHSSLSTDDCSSTDNSPNMQRRRTRCPTSPALRKYKGSSSRAWASDPLQREHTINLHKGGTLRLSTHYDPEAARLRVRVLKAEAIYGKQTDVKSINCCVGLYLKPGKKQKQRSTIIKNSRNPVFNEDFFFDSLPKTQVKSLAMKIKVVNKGTSLKRDILLGEREVLLSELLAGL